One Pectobacterium colocasium DNA segment encodes these proteins:
- a CDS encoding efflux RND transporter periplasmic adaptor subunit, which produces MESEINKQQRKLWLSLLLVLGALGIGIAVWSGGLFFSQTEFANRHSVEVTYADIDDVVTAAGQISPMQYVDVGVQVSGQIQHIPVAVGATVKKGQLVAQIDPELQLATVEANRALLDSQQAAIRQQMAQLTLAQRQNARQRKMWMEGAASEQDIQISEANLRVAQAQLESLQAQIRQTESTLKGDKVKLGYTQIYAPIAGTVVSLQARPGQTLNAVQQTPVIMRIADLTKMTVSVRVSEADIPRLRIGMPVYFSVLGYPKVRWTAKLQQIMPAPQGSQDNTMNGGNMGGSPMMETVFYTALFDIDNADGRLMSHMSAQVYLVVNAVKQAISVPITALTLRPDGHFQVEVIPPEGGHVNAIPRLVQVGIKGPVLAQITSGLSLGEHVLLPPLPQIVESDSLW; this is translated from the coding sequence ATGGAATCAGAAATAAATAAACAACAGAGAAAACTGTGGCTCAGCCTATTATTGGTGTTGGGGGCTCTTGGTATTGGTATTGCGGTTTGGAGTGGCGGTCTATTTTTCAGCCAGACCGAATTTGCGAATCGCCATAGCGTTGAGGTTACCTACGCCGATATTGACGATGTGGTGACTGCAGCAGGGCAGATAAGCCCGATGCAATATGTCGATGTTGGGGTTCAGGTTTCTGGGCAGATTCAGCATATTCCTGTGGCGGTGGGGGCGACCGTAAAAAAGGGGCAGCTCGTCGCGCAGATTGATCCGGAATTACAACTCGCGACGGTTGAGGCGAATCGTGCATTACTTGATAGTCAGCAGGCGGCTATACGCCAGCAGATGGCGCAGTTGACATTAGCTCAGCGCCAGAATGCCCGACAAAGAAAAATGTGGATGGAAGGGGCTGCCAGCGAACAGGACATACAGATTAGCGAAGCCAACTTGCGGGTTGCACAAGCGCAGTTAGAAAGTCTTCAAGCACAGATACGCCAAACGGAGTCAACGTTAAAAGGGGATAAGGTCAAGCTAGGTTATACCCAGATTTACGCGCCCATCGCGGGTACGGTTGTATCATTACAGGCTCGTCCCGGTCAAACGCTCAATGCAGTACAACAGACCCCCGTCATTATGCGGATTGCCGATCTAACAAAGATGACGGTATCCGTTCGTGTCTCTGAAGCGGATATTCCCCGTCTCCGTATCGGAATGCCTGTCTATTTCAGTGTTCTCGGTTATCCGAAAGTGCGTTGGACAGCCAAGTTACAGCAGATCATGCCTGCTCCGCAAGGGAGTCAGGACAACACGATGAATGGTGGTAACATGGGTGGAAGCCCCATGATGGAAACGGTATTTTATACCGCCCTTTTTGATATTGATAACGCAGATGGTCGTTTGATGTCACACATGAGCGCTCAGGTTTACCTCGTTGTGAATGCGGTAAAGCAGGCTATTAGCGTCCCGATTACCGCGTTAACACTACGCCCCGATGGGCATTTTCAGGTTGAGGTGATCCCTCCAGAAGGCGGTCATGTCAACGCGATTCCCCGTTTGGTTCAGGTGGGTATAAAAGGTCCCGTTCTTGCTCAAATCACCTCTGGGCTGAGTCTTGGTGAGCATGTTTTGTTACCACCGTTGCCGCAAATTGTGGAAAGTGATTCGTTATGGTAA